A genomic segment from Salvia splendens isolate huo1 chromosome 13, SspV2, whole genome shotgun sequence encodes:
- the LOC121762362 gene encoding leucine carboxyl methyltransferase 1 homolog: protein MAKPAADWRSNRKAVQATNDDASASKLSCVKKGYMTDDYIHLFVKRPIRRSPIINRGYFARYSALRKLLYKFLDCKINGEEKGKKQILSLGAGFDTTYFQLQDEGNAPHLYVELDFKEVTSKKAAIIENWSELRGKVGEAALISQEKGEVSGDHYKLLPVDLRDIQQLDDMIPLADMDPSLPTFIIAECVLIYLDPESSRSVVSWASRTFSTAAFFLYEQIHPNDAFGQQMIMNLESRGCGLLSLHDTPTLQAKEKLFLDQGWQRAVAWDMLKVYSTFIDAQERSRIERLELFDEFEEWYMMQEHYCVTCAINDAMGIFKEFGFPDEEHATGSPTASTTAPSM, encoded by the exons ATGGCGAAACCGGCGGCGGATTGGCGGAGCAATAGAAAGGCGGTTCAAGCCACCAATGACGACGCCTCCGCTAGCAAGCT GTCTTGCGTTAAAAAGGGATACATGACAGATGACTACATTCATTTGTTCGTTAAAAGGCCCATCAGGAGATCCCCTATAATAAATCGTG GGTACTTTGCTCGTTATTCAGCGCTCCGGAAGCTTCTCTATAAATTTCTTGACTGCAAGATAAATGGGGAAGAGAAAGGCAAGAAGCAAATATTGTCACTTGGGGCTGGCTTTGATACTACATATTTTCAGTTGCAG GATGAAGGGAATGCGCCTCATTTATACGTGGAATTAGATTTCAAGGAG GTGACAAGTAAGAAAGCTGCTATCATTGAAAACTGGTCTGAGCTGAGAGGCAAAGTTGGTGAAGCTGCATTGATCTCTCAAG AGAAAGGGGAAGTGTCTGGAGATCACTACAAACTCCTCCCTGTTGACTTGCGTGATATACAACAACTTGACGATATGATTCCTTTGGCTGATATGGACCCTAG TTTGCCAACTTTTATAATTGCAGAATGCGTTCTAATATACTTGGATCCAGAATCAAGCCGTTCTGTTGTTAGTTGGGCTTCTAGAACTTTCTCTACTGCGGCATTTTTCTTATATGAGCAG ATTCATCCTAATGATGCTTTTGGGCAACAGATGATAATGAACCTGGAG AGTCGAGGATGCGGATTATTAAGCCTTCATGATACGCCGACATTGCAGGCGAAGGAAAAACTTTTTCTTGATCAAGGATGGCAG AGAGCTGTTGCTTGGGACATGCTGAAAGTTTACAGCACATTTATTGATGCCCAGGAAAGAAGCAG GATTGAACGGTTGGAATTGTTCGATGAGTTTGAAGAGTGGTACATGATGCAG GAGCATTATTGTGTGACTTGTGCAATCAATGATGCAATG GGTATATTCAAAGAATTTGGTTTCCCCGACGAGGAGCATGCAACAGGTTCCCCCACTGCATCCACAACCGCGCCCTCTATGTGA
- the LOC121762078 gene encoding serine/threonine-protein kinase D6PKL1-like → MERIPELHSVPRLLPVANKARSNLPTLLKEEIRKPSRLRDPQELDSHVPAQAWKGKSFLQEDDDDEELMPDVLSFTVGDDSFEEPGSTSFHGVSHPPEPVDMDMMRPVYMPIGRNKNDAKCLAKSFSKKGPYLEDLSLRVPPSIKQCPPLLSPAESLVEEHNDLAAISSPFAASRPSQNTEASPLPESEEKECVWDASLPPSGNVSPLSSIDSVGVARAMSIANSCASTYRSDGIVSDGMISVDRNYESTKGSIPGDSLESTKTSLSRASDSSGLSDDSNWSNITGSANKPHKGNDPRWKAILHVRSRDGILGMNHFKLLRRLGCGDIGSVYLSELSSTRCFFAMKVMDKASLASRNKLNRAQTEREILQLLDHPFLPTLYTHFETDRFCCLVMEYCPGGDLHTLRQRQPGKHFSEYATRFYAAEVLLALEYLHMLGVVYRDMKPENVLVRDDGHIMLSDFDLSLRCAVSPTLIRNSALNSDRGSGFCVQPACIEPTSACIQPTCFLPRLFPQKSKKKSGKSRTEAGMLSGGTLPELVAEPTAARSMSFVGTHEYLAPEIIKGEGHGSAVDWWTFGIFLYELLYGKTPFKGSGNRATLFNVVGQQLKFPDSPATSYASRDLIRGLLVKEPQNRLGVKRGATEIKQHAFFEGVNWALIRCSTPPEVPRPVEVAEFPSKFGQVDLASSVGSGSKRVVGNDMKSGGKFLDFEFF, encoded by the exons ATGGAAAGGATACCTGAGTTGCATTCAGTTCCCAGGCTATTGCCTGTTGCTAACAAAGCCCGGAGCAACCTCCCAACTTTATTGAAAGAAGAGATTCGGAAACCATCCAGATTGCGCGACCCTCAAGAGTTGGATTCCCATGTTCCTGCACAAGCATGGAAGGGGAAGAGCTTTCTACAggaggatgacgatgatgaGGAGCTGATGCCTGATGTTCTTTCCTTCACAGTCGGTGACGATTCATTTGAAGAACCTGGCTCGACATCGTTTCATGGAGTGAGTCATCCCCCAGAACCGGTGGATATGGACATGATGAGGCCTGTTTATATGCCAATTGGCAGAAACAAAAATGACGCAAAGTGTTTGGCTAAAAGCTTTTCTAAGAAAGGCCCTTATCTGGAAGATCTATCGCTCCGTGTACCACCTAGCATCAAACAGTGCCCGCCGTTACTGTCGCCAGCTGAGAGCTTGGTTGAAGAGCATAACGACCTAGCAGCCATCTCGTCTCCATTTGCCGCTTCCCGTCCCTCACAAAACACTGAAGCGAGTCCTCTCCCAGAATCTGAGGAAAAGGAGTGCGTTTGGGATGCTTCATTACCTCCGAGCGGCAATGTGAGTCCACTTAGCAGCATCGATAGTGTTGGCGTTGCTAGGGCAATGAGCATTGCGAATAGCTGTGCCAGCACATATCGAAGTGATGGGATAGTGAGTGATGGCATGATCAGTGTCGACAGAAACTATGAAAGTACAAAGGGGAGCATCCCAGGGGATTCTCTTGAGAGTACGAAAACCAGCCTCAGCCGAGCTAGTGATAGCAGTGGCCTTAGTGATGACAGCAACTGGAGTAACATCACTGGCAGCGCAAACAAGCCTCATAAAGGAAATGATCCCCGATGGAAGGCTATACTTCATGTTCGATCACGGGATGGCATCTTGGGCATGAATCATTTCAAGTTACTGAGACGACTTGGTTGTGGGGATATTGGGAGTGTGTATCTCTCCGAGCTGAGCTCAACTAGGTGTTTCTTTGCAATGAAGGTGATGGATAAGGCATCTCTTGCTAGCAGGAACAAGTTGAATAGGGCACAGACTGAAAGAGAGATATTGCAGCTGCTAGACCATCCATTTTTACCAACGCTGTACACTCATTTTGAGACCGACAGATTTTGTTGCTTGGTCATGGAGTATTGTCCTGGAGGAGACCTGCATACACTGAGGCAGCGACAACCGGGAAAGCATTTCTCTGAATATGCTACTAG GTTTTACGCGGCAGAAGTTCTATTGGCTTTAGAATACCTTCACATGCTGGGAGTCGTATACAGGGACATGAAACCAGAAAACGTCCTAGTTCGTGATGATGGCCACATTATGCTCTCGGATTTCGACCTCTCCCTTAGATGCGCTGTTTCCCCGACCCTAATCAGAAATTCTGCATTAAATTCAGATCGAGGATCTGGATTCTGTGTGCAGCCAGCATGCATTGAACCAACATCCGCCTGCATTCAACCAACGTGCTTCCTTCCTCGACTCTTCCCtcaaaaaagtaagaaaaaatccGGAAAGTCCAGAACAGAAGCTGGGATGCTATCCGGTGGCACCCTCCCTGAGCTAGTTGCCGAACCTACCGCAGCACGTTCCATGTCATTCGTTGGCACCCATGAATACTTAGCTCCTGAAATAATCAAAGGCGAAGGTCATGGCAGTGCAGTGGATTGGTGGACATTCGGCATCTTCTTATACGAGCTACTCTATGGAAAAACCCCGTTCAAGGGGTCAGGAAACCGCGCAACACTCTTCAATGTAGTGGGACAGCAGCTGAAGTTTCCAGACTCGCCTGCAACGAGCTATGCCAGCCGGGACCTCATCCGCGGACTACTTGTTAAGGAGCCACAAAACCGGCTAGGGGTGAAAAGAGGAGCCACTGAGATAAAGCAGCATGCGTTCTTCGAAGGCGTTAACTGGGCTCTGATACGGTGCAGCACGCCACCAGAGGTGCCGAGGCCTGTTGAGGTGGCCGAGTTTCCTTCGAAGTTTGGGCAAGTGGATCTGGCTAGCAGCGTGGGCAGTGGGAGCAAGAGAGTTGTAGGAAATGACATGAAATCTGGTGGTAAATTTCTGGATTTCGAGTTCTTTTAG
- the LOC121760069 gene encoding RGG repeats nuclear RNA binding protein A-like, which translates to MATANPFDLLGDDDAEDPSLLLAAQQHKIDPKKAGAPSAKTAAGKQEPPPQAKLPTKPLPPAQAVREAESARGGRGGARGRGRGSYRDSPQNNNSYGNREVSAGRVASDDFDAEKSYERRGGYGGPRGSFRGGRRGGFSNGDGGEGYRPRRPLDRRSGTGYGYEPKREGAGRGNWGTQTDELVNVAEGVVTEGEKVVDVEKPSVEDAPAAADGEKEASRNEVEEKEAEDKEMTLDEYEKILEEKRKALQALKTDSRKVDVKEFESMQQLSNKKAAVDVFIKLGSEKDKKELAEKEERAKKSVSINEFLKPADGEKYYNPGRGRGHGRGGPRGGYGGGSETSTVRAPAIEDPGQFPTLGGK; encoded by the exons ATGGCGACGGCTAATCCTTTCGACTTGTTGGGGGATGATGATGCTGAGGACCCATCACTGCTCCTAGCTGCTCAGCAGCATAAAATTGACCCGAAGAAAGCTGGAGCTCCCTCGGCTAAGACGGCTGCGGGAAAGCAGGAGCCGCCGCCGCAGGCGAAGCTTCCTACGAAGCCTCTCCCTCCGGCTCAGGCTG TGAGAGAGGCTGAATCTGCAAGAGGTGGTCGAGGTGGAGCACGTGGTCGTGGACGTGGGTCGTACAGAGACTCCCCCCAGAACAACAATTCGTATGGAAACAGGGAGGTCTCTGCTGGTCGAGTTGCGTCTGATGATTTTGATGCTGAAAAGTCTTATGAAAGGCGTGGTGGTTATGGTGGGCCTCGTGGGTCTTTCCGAGGTGGCCGCAGAGGTGGTTTCAGCAACGGAGATGGAGGAGAAGGCTATCGCCCTCGTAGACCGTTGGATCGCCGAAGCGGAACTGGCTATGG GTATGAGCCAAAGAGGGAAGGAGCTGGCCGTGGAAACTGGGGAACTCAGACTGATGAGCTGGTCAA TGTGGCTGAGGGTGTTGTTACTGAAGGTGAGAAAGTTGTGGATGTTGAGAAGCCCTCTGTTGAGGATGCTCCTGCTGCAGCTGATGGAGAAAAGGAGGCTTCCCGAAATGAAGTTGAAGAGAAGGAAGCTGAGGATAAG GAAATGACACTGGATGAATATGAGAAGATTCTGGAGGAGAAACGAAAGGCTCTGCAGGCCCTCAAAACTGACAGCAGGAAGGTTGATGTTAAAGAGTTTGAATCCATGCAACAACTTTCAAACAAGAAAGCGGCTGTTGATGTTTTCATCAAACTG GGTTCTGAGAAGGACAAAAAGGAGTTAgctgagaaagaagagagagctAAAAAG tctGTGAGCATCAATGAGTTCCTGAAACCTGCTGACGGTGAGAAGTACTACAATCCCGGTCGTGGTCGGGGCCATGGACGTGGTGGTCCTAGAGGTGGTTATGGCGGAGGCAGTGAGACGAGCACTGTGAGGGCACCCGCCATCGAAGATCCAGGTCAGTTCCCCACCTTAGGCGGCAAATGA